In Drosophila simulans strain w501 chromosome 3R, Prin_Dsim_3.1, whole genome shotgun sequence, a single window of DNA contains:
- the LOC27207679 gene encoding uncharacterized protein LOC27207679: MFKVQVAYFCIFCFNNFVISKVHGSYKFNSLKCEVFAKELGKLKLCQIKAIDRRHNMINIEAILYKTITEVEIHFKMVKRESGGWHPFLYDIRMDVCQFFKNRRRFFISNLIYSFIKPYTNVNHTCPYMEGTELILWNWSPDEDAVLAKFPVDHGTYGLHTTWYVNKAMALKMNGSVMFFR; the protein is encoded by the exons ATGTTCAAAGTTCAAGTTGCTTACTTctgtatattttgttttaataactttG TTATCTCCAAGGTACATGGGTCGTACAAGTTCAATTCCCTCAAGTGCGAAGTTTTTGCTAAGGAACTGGGAAAACTGAAGCTGTGCCAAATTAAGGCGATTGATCGGAGGCACAACATGATCAACATTGAAGccattttatataaaaccaTAACTGAG GTTGAGATCCATTTCAAAATGGTTAAACGCGAGAGTGGCGGTTGGCATCCCTTTTTGTACGACATCCGAATGGACGTTTGCCAATTCTTTAAGAATCGCAGGAGGTTCTTCATTTCCAATTTGATATATTCGTTTATAAAGCCATACACAAATGTTAATCACACCTGCCCGTATATG GAGGGCACAGAGCTGATACTGTGGAATTGGTCTCCTGATGAAGATGCGGTCTTAGCCAAATTCCCAGTTGACCACGGCACATATGGCCTACACACAACTTGGTATGTCAACAAAGCgatggcattaaaaatgaatgGATCTGTAATGTTTTTTAGGTAA